The following proteins are encoded in a genomic region of Bacillus sp. FJAT-22090:
- a CDS encoding DUF3231 family protein: MGVLSGNPKDEPLHYGEVFALWTNLATNNGLIAAYQTFANHTGDKDLVKIIEESIQCMKDENKQVEVILKINGIGLPPAPPERPVARLEDIPAGARFNDPEISAALSMDCATGLVACSQAMGQCIREDIALMYGQFHLSKAQLGAKLLRLNKDKGWLIPPPLHLNFPDKE; the protein is encoded by the coding sequence ATGGGAGTTCTAAGCGGTAATCCAAAAGACGAACCGTTACATTACGGTGAAGTATTTGCTTTATGGACAAATCTAGCTACAAACAACGGTTTAATCGCTGCATATCAGACCTTTGCTAATCACACTGGTGATAAAGATTTAGTAAAGATTATTGAAGAATCGATTCAATGTATGAAAGACGAAAATAAACAAGTTGAAGTAATACTAAAAATTAATGGAATTGGACTACCACCTGCACCACCTGAACGGCCAGTTGCAAGACTAGAAGACATTCCTGCTGGTGCAAGATTTAATGATCCTGAAATAAGTGCTGCACTCTCAATGGATTGTGCCACAGGTTTAGTCGCATGCAGTCAGGCAATGGGTCAGTGTATTAGAGAAGATATTGCTTTAATGTATGGCCAATTCCATTTAAGCAAAGCCCAATTAGGAGCAAAGCTATTACGATTAAATAAAGATAAAGGCTGGCTTATACCTCCACCACTACACTTAAACTTTCCAGATAAAGAATAA
- a CDS encoding VOC family protein — MKNQVCVISIYVPNLIKAIDFYTNTLGFELNKQYGPKIVSLVHEELPLVLEEKDNATSNQDISGVVLGLRTEDIYEKVKFLKEKEVNFIIDEPTNCPPGKYISFRDPFGNVLEYLQFEN, encoded by the coding sequence ATGAAAAATCAAGTTTGTGTTATAAGCATTTACGTGCCAAATTTAATCAAAGCAATTGACTTTTATACTAATACTTTAGGTTTTGAATTAAACAAACAGTATGGTCCGAAGATTGTATCACTAGTACATGAAGAGTTACCACTTGTTTTAGAAGAGAAAGATAATGCAACCTCTAATCAAGATATTTCTGGAGTTGTATTAGGATTGCGAACTGAAGATATTTATGAAAAAGTTAAATTCTTAAAAGAGAAAGAAGTAAATTTTATTATAGATGAACCAACTAATTGTCCTCCGGGAAAATATATTAGTTTTAGAGACCCCTTCGGAAATGTTTTAGAATACCTCCAATTTGAAAATTAG